The proteins below are encoded in one region of Halorhodospira halochloris:
- the ilvN gene encoding acetolactate synthase small subunit, whose product MRHIISMLVENESGALSRIAGMFTARGYNIECLTVAPTDDPTISRLTLVTIGDDEIIEQIIKQLNKLLDVVKVVDMTEGRHIEREMMLIKVAAGSPEQRDELKRLADIFRGRVLDVTEKIYTVELTGTSDKLDALIDAIGGSNILEVVRSGVIGISRGERHLRV is encoded by the coding sequence ATGCGACACATCATCTCGATGCTAGTGGAGAATGAATCCGGCGCGCTATCGCGCATTGCGGGCATGTTTACTGCGCGCGGTTACAACATCGAGTGTCTGACTGTTGCCCCGACCGACGATCCAACCATATCCCGACTGACCTTGGTTACCATCGGCGATGACGAGATTATCGAACAGATAATCAAGCAGCTTAATAAGTTGCTTGACGTGGTCAAGGTCGTGGACATGACCGAAGGTCGGCATATCGAGCGTGAGATGATGCTCATCAAGGTAGCTGCCGGTTCCCCGGAGCAGCGCGATGAGCTCAAGCGATTGGCGGATATATTCCGCGGCCGGGTGCTCGATGTAACTGAGAAGATCTACACGGTCGAACTCACCGGAACCAGTGACAAGCTGGACGCTTTGATCGATGCCATTGGCGGTAGCAATATACTTGAGGTTGTCCGCTCCGGAGTAATCGGCATCAGCCGCGGCGAGCGTCACTTGCGAGTTTAA
- a CDS encoding DUF3108 domain-containing protein, translating to MRALTSLPAFFLCFTLGATGLLHTERLRAEQTEPIPAFFAEYDVKYGVFTLGRSTLELSYPRPDRYRYQMFVAPQGIARAALGTDYTDTSEGRLTASGRPRPDYFLHEREGRDEKVEDIIFDRDAGKIHFDDGESIELQEHYVDRLLPQMLIMRDLMHSEDDELTYAIVDGGDVKEYTFKRMGREEIRVAAGRFEALRIKMRRDDDEESSAWVDPQRHNLPLKIEHIASGQTLVMELRSVSGDL from the coding sequence ATGCGAGCACTGACTAGTCTGCCGGCATTTTTTCTCTGCTTTACCCTCGGCGCCACCGGCCTGCTTCATACAGAGCGGCTAAGGGCAGAGCAAACTGAGCCTATCCCCGCTTTTTTTGCCGAGTATGACGTCAAATACGGGGTATTTACCCTCGGCAGAAGCACACTCGAGCTCTCCTACCCCCGGCCAGACAGGTATCGCTATCAGATGTTTGTTGCCCCGCAAGGCATCGCCCGTGCCGCTCTCGGCACCGACTATACGGACACCAGTGAAGGGCGCTTAACGGCTAGCGGCAGGCCTCGCCCCGACTATTTCCTCCATGAGCGAGAAGGGCGGGATGAGAAGGTCGAGGACATAATCTTCGATCGTGATGCCGGCAAGATCCATTTTGACGATGGTGAGTCGATCGAGCTGCAAGAGCACTATGTAGATCGCCTGCTACCGCAGATGCTCATTATGCGCGATCTCATGCATAGCGAAGATGATGAGCTGACTTACGCTATCGTTGACGGCGGTGATGTCAAAGAGTACACCTTTAAGCGCATGGGACGGGAGGAGATCCGCGTCGCTGCGGGCAGGTTCGAGGCGCTGAGAATTAAGATGCGGCGTGACGATGATGAGGAGTCGAGTGCCTGGGTTGATCCGCAGCGGCATAATCTGCCGCTTAAGATTGAGCATATTGCCAGCGGTCAGACTCTGGTTATGGAACTGCGCTCGGTCAGTGGGGATCTTTAG
- a CDS encoding proline--tRNA ligase codes for MRVSRFPLSTLRETPADAEIVSHQLMLRAGLIRRLSSGLYTWMPLGLRVLQRVERIVREEMNRAGALEVLMPAVQPAELWQESTRWDKYGPELLRIKDRHERDFCFGPTHEEVITDLFRREIRSYKQLPINYYQIQTKFRDEIRPRFGVMRAREFLMKDAYSFHLDSACLAREYRAMHEAYCRIFARAGLAFEAVEADTGAIGGNISHEFMVLADSGEDAIAVCEQSGYAANVELAPTLPAQQPRPQPQMEMERVATPGQHSIAEVSEYLGVPSDRNIKILIVEGAEDELVALLLRGDHELNELKAEKHPALAKPLTFASAERVEQQLGCPFGSLGPVGLEGVRLIADYAAVQVSDFVCGANQDGYHLRGVNWGRDLPEPETADLRSVEHGDPSPDGAGTLTIRRGIEVGHIFQLGTTYSNAMGATVLDEQGQERTVTMGCYGIGVSRVVAAAIEQNHDQKGIHWPDPIAPFQVALVPIKADQPEVTEAAEALYGELTASGIDVLYDDRDSRPGVKFADIELIGIPHRVVVSPKAIQEDVIEYKGRNDEEPSSVPRDDIVAWLKNRINM; via the coding sequence ATGCGCGTCAGCCGATTCCCGCTCTCAACCCTGCGTGAGACACCCGCCGATGCCGAGATAGTCAGCCACCAGCTGATGCTGCGGGCCGGCCTAATCCGCCGCCTCTCCTCCGGCCTCTATACCTGGATGCCCTTGGGGTTACGGGTCTTACAGCGGGTCGAACGGATAGTCCGCGAGGAGATGAACCGTGCCGGGGCGCTGGAAGTTCTCATGCCAGCGGTCCAGCCGGCCGAGCTCTGGCAGGAATCGACGCGCTGGGACAAGTATGGCCCTGAGCTGCTCCGCATCAAGGATCGTCACGAGCGGGACTTCTGCTTTGGCCCCACCCATGAGGAGGTCATCACCGATCTCTTTCGCCGCGAAATACGTAGCTACAAGCAGCTGCCGATCAACTACTACCAGATCCAGACCAAGTTCCGCGACGAGATACGCCCCCGCTTCGGGGTTATGCGCGCCCGCGAGTTCCTGATGAAGGACGCCTACTCGTTTCACCTCGACAGCGCTTGCCTGGCCCGCGAATACAGGGCGATGCACGAGGCATATTGTCGGATCTTTGCCCGCGCCGGTTTAGCATTCGAGGCGGTAGAGGCCGACACCGGGGCAATCGGCGGCAACATCTCCCACGAGTTCATGGTACTGGCCGACTCCGGGGAAGACGCCATCGCTGTCTGCGAACAGAGCGGCTACGCGGCCAATGTCGAACTTGCCCCCACCCTGCCGGCTCAGCAACCACGACCGCAACCGCAGATGGAGATGGAGCGGGTCGCCACCCCAGGCCAGCACAGCATAGCCGAGGTCAGTGAATACTTAGGGGTGCCGAGCGATCGCAACATTAAGATCCTGATCGTTGAGGGAGCAGAGGACGAATTAGTTGCCCTGCTGCTGCGTGGCGATCACGAGCTTAATGAGCTCAAGGCTGAAAAGCACCCAGCACTGGCCAAACCGCTAACCTTTGCTAGCGCTGAACGGGTCGAGCAGCAGCTCGGGTGCCCATTCGGCTCTTTAGGTCCGGTGGGGCTGGAGGGGGTCCGCCTGATCGCCGACTACGCGGCAGTTCAGGTGAGTGACTTTGTCTGCGGCGCCAACCAAGATGGCTACCATCTGCGCGGGGTAAACTGGGGCAGGGACCTACCGGAGCCCGAAACAGCCGATCTGCGCAGCGTCGAGCACGGCGACCCAAGTCCCGATGGCGCCGGGACCCTTACCATTCGCCGCGGCATTGAGGTTGGTCACATCTTCCAACTCGGCACGACCTACAGTAATGCCATGGGCGCTACGGTCCTTGACGAGCAAGGCCAGGAGCGCACCGTAACCATGGGTTGTTACGGCATAGGTGTATCGCGTGTGGTGGCCGCTGCCATCGAACAGAACCATGACCAAAAGGGCATCCATTGGCCCGACCCAATCGCCCCTTTCCAGGTCGCACTAGTACCGATAAAGGCCGATCAGCCGGAGGTAACTGAGGCGGCAGAGGCCCTCTACGGCGAGCTTACTGCCTCAGGTATAGATGTGCTTTACGACGACCGCGACTCGCGCCCCGGGGTTAAGTTCGCCGATATCGAACTAATCGGCATCCCGCACCGCGTTGTAGTCAGCCCCAAAGCGATTCAAGAGGATGTCATCGAGTACAAAGGCCGTAATGATGAAGAACCGAGCTCTGTACCGCGTGATGACATCGTCGCGTGGCTTAAAAACCGGATTAATATGTAA
- the purN gene encoding phosphoribosylglycinamide formyltransferase yields MTSPKPRIAVLISGSGSNLQALLDAAAQGALAGEISAVISNRNDAYGLQRAAAAGLEQHVVDHRNYPDRESFDAALVAKLKELDTDIVVLAGFMRILTPTFIEPFWGRLLNIHPSLLPAFRGLHTHQRALEEQVSEHGCTVHFVTPELDAGPSIIQGVIRVTEQDTEQTLQRRTQRMEHLIYPRAVDWLSSGRLELDGNLPRLDGEQLRSPVRLHEEETENAQHASTD; encoded by the coding sequence GTGACTAGCCCCAAACCACGCATTGCAGTCTTAATTTCGGGCAGCGGCAGCAACCTCCAGGCCCTGCTCGATGCTGCTGCGCAGGGCGCTCTAGCCGGCGAGATAAGCGCTGTTATCAGCAACCGTAATGATGCCTACGGACTCCAGCGTGCAGCTGCAGCCGGCCTTGAACAGCACGTGGTAGATCACCGCAACTACCCCGATCGCGAATCATTTGACGCAGCACTAGTCGCCAAGCTCAAGGAGCTCGACACAGATATCGTCGTGCTAGCTGGCTTCATGCGCATCTTAACCCCAACCTTCATAGAACCGTTCTGGGGCCGCCTCCTTAACATCCACCCCTCATTGCTACCCGCTTTCCGTGGTCTGCACACCCACCAGCGGGCGCTTGAGGAGCAAGTCAGCGAACACGGCTGCACGGTCCATTTTGTAACCCCTGAGCTCGACGCCGGGCCATCAATAATCCAGGGGGTGATAAGAGTTACCGAGCAAGATACGGAGCAGACACTCCAGCGCCGAACCCAGCGCATGGAACACCTAATCTACCCGCGAGCGGTGGATTGGCTGAGCAGTGGCCGCCTGGAACTCGATGGCAATTTGCCCCGCCTTGACGGCGAGCAACTCAGATCTCCAGTTCGATTACACGAAGAAGAAACAGAGAACGCCCAGCATGCGAGCACTGACTAG
- a CDS encoding SDR family oxidoreductase has protein sequence MNHAEQQLPANSRHANETVLIAGCGRLGQAVALQLQAEGARVFGLRRRPEQLPAGIEPIKADLMDTAQLSKCLPQGTSKNFAGATIRPGVEDAVNPALEASWRQDLHTEADGGAGEVFRGHPQDISLIYYIVTPAQFDDQSYRSAFVDGLSNLRDALINRGQSPRRLVFVSSTGVYGQQQGEWIDETSPTEPGRFSGQRLLEAEQLAADCPWPSAIARLGGIYGPGRDMFINKVKKGEPCRPDGFTNRIHADDAVGMLVHLGRATTPAGIYLGVDDEPTTQCQVMEFIAEQLGLPSPPRDEASSSNTRGVGSKRGDNSKLKASGFRFQYPTFREGYQELIRADL, from the coding sequence ATGAATCACGCCGAGCAGCAATTGCCAGCGAACTCCAGACATGCCAATGAGACAGTCTTGATTGCCGGCTGCGGCCGACTTGGACAGGCCGTCGCCCTGCAGCTGCAGGCCGAGGGTGCCCGGGTCTTCGGCCTACGGCGCCGCCCCGAACAACTGCCCGCCGGGATAGAGCCGATTAAGGCCGACCTCATGGACACGGCGCAGCTTAGCAAATGCCTGCCGCAGGGAACCTCTAAAAACTTCGCCGGCGCCACCATCCGCCCCGGTGTGGAGGACGCCGTGAATCCAGCCCTGGAGGCTTCATGGCGCCAAGACCTCCACACCGAGGCGGATGGTGGCGCCGGCGAAGTTTTTAGAGGCCACCCGCAGGACATCTCGCTAATCTACTATATAGTCACCCCGGCGCAGTTCGACGATCAAAGCTACCGTAGTGCATTCGTTGACGGCCTGAGCAATCTGCGCGACGCATTGATCAACCGAGGCCAGTCACCGCGGCGACTGGTTTTTGTCTCCAGCACCGGGGTATATGGTCAACAGCAGGGTGAATGGATAGACGAGACCAGCCCCACCGAACCGGGGCGTTTCTCCGGCCAGCGGCTGCTCGAGGCCGAGCAACTCGCCGCGGATTGCCCCTGGCCTAGCGCCATTGCCAGATTAGGCGGCATATACGGGCCAGGTCGCGATATGTTCATCAATAAAGTAAAGAAGGGGGAACCCTGTCGCCCAGACGGTTTTACCAATCGCATCCACGCGGATGATGCGGTAGGGATGCTGGTCCACCTTGGCCGAGCTACGACACCCGCCGGCATTTACCTAGGTGTAGACGACGAGCCCACCACTCAATGTCAGGTCATGGAATTTATTGCCGAACAGCTCGGCCTACCCAGCCCCCCTCGGGATGAAGCGAGCTCGTCAAACACCCGCGGCGTGGGCAGCAAGCGTGGCGACAATAGCAAGCTCAAGGCGAGCGGTTTCAGGTTTCAGTACCCAACCTTCCGCGAGGGCTATCAGGAACTAATCAGAGCGGATCTTTAA
- a CDS encoding DUF481 domain-containing protein: MRPHTKTLAPLMAALLLSTPISVVAEDDDSLEATATLGASINRGNTDSERYSLTFDYLQRTREHRFTFDAEANRGESDGKEDVNNTRAASGYDWFFHGPWYANTSLSWRQDRMRDLYSRYSVGAGAGYQFFDDDQIRLSVEFGPSYIHEETLEERDTSGEGAARWALDYRQYVWEDSVRIFHRHEFVMMADDSDNWYATTRTGVRMPVRENLSASLQFNYDYDNKTTADHRYDSTTLVTLTYDWE; encoded by the coding sequence ATGAGACCGCATACAAAAACCCTGGCACCGCTAATGGCAGCACTCCTGCTCAGTACTCCAATATCTGTCGTGGCCGAAGATGATGACTCATTAGAGGCAACTGCCACTTTAGGCGCATCGATAAATCGCGGCAATACCGACTCGGAACGCTACTCCCTGACCTTTGACTACCTCCAACGCACCCGCGAACATCGTTTCACGTTCGATGCCGAGGCGAACCGCGGCGAGTCAGATGGCAAAGAAGACGTCAACAACACCCGCGCCGCGAGCGGCTACGACTGGTTCTTCCATGGCCCCTGGTACGCCAACACCTCACTATCCTGGCGTCAGGACAGGATGCGTGATCTCTACAGCCGCTACTCAGTCGGCGCTGGTGCCGGTTACCAGTTCTTTGACGATGACCAGATTCGTCTGTCGGTTGAGTTCGGCCCGAGCTATATACACGAAGAAACACTCGAAGAGCGCGATACCTCAGGCGAGGGCGCAGCACGCTGGGCACTCGATTACCGCCAATACGTCTGGGAAGATTCAGTGCGCATCTTCCACCGCCATGAATTCGTCATGATGGCCGATGATAGCGACAACTGGTACGCGACCACCCGAACCGGCGTGCGCATGCCGGTGCGCGAGAATCTAAGTGCCAGCCTGCAGTTCAACTACGATTACGATAACAAGACAACTGCAGATCACCGCTACGACTCTACAACCTTGGTTACACTGACTTACGATTGGGAATAA
- a CDS encoding DUF2066 domain-containing protein, giving the protein MHLEYIYRHWALLQTSCASVSRIAEGVMHLTRKSSSGCPGRQGLVGSLLTAGLLALVVLSSCLFSPRLAAQGDFFMVETGVDDRLEASREQAIERGLEQLIGIMTGEYQGLDEDHPAYGMLAEAERHLEGYRYTRLNGELGVELRFDASSIKAELGEREVAVWGRHRRPLLVWAFADFNGQRVMLSDRHTGYTVEQLEVVEALRTQARERGLPLLFPLLDWQDRRSLGYADVWGGFTQNIREASERYGGAAVISVGLRRTSTGAWRGHWTAILGEESIAYRSGPGALDEVIGDALDLIGQRFVERYAAIPGDPEGRRMEVVILGIEGLEDYVAMQRRLRQIAGVDAVNIRRVEGRRAMLELVLSHNMDLVLEDLDDLPQLLVEPLPSVDFGEEAGRVVRAYRWRGDR; this is encoded by the coding sequence ATGCATCTCGAATATATATATCGCCACTGGGCTCTTCTACAAACCTCTTGTGCCTCGGTCAGCCGCATTGCTGAAGGTGTTATGCACCTTACCCGGAAGTCTTCATCGGGCTGCCCAGGGCGTCAAGGCCTCGTTGGCTCACTGCTAACCGCTGGGTTGCTCGCCCTGGTAGTCCTATCCAGCTGTCTGTTTAGCCCCAGGTTAGCTGCTCAAGGGGATTTCTTCATGGTTGAGACTGGTGTCGATGACAGGCTTGAGGCCTCGCGCGAACAGGCCATAGAGCGGGGTTTAGAGCAACTTATTGGCATTATGACTGGCGAGTATCAAGGCTTAGACGAGGATCATCCGGCCTATGGCATGTTGGCCGAGGCTGAGAGGCACCTGGAAGGCTATCGCTATACTCGCCTGAACGGTGAGTTGGGCGTGGAATTGCGCTTTGATGCAAGCTCAATTAAGGCGGAGCTTGGCGAGCGGGAAGTGGCTGTCTGGGGTCGGCATAGGCGTCCTTTGCTGGTCTGGGCCTTTGCCGATTTCAATGGTCAGCGGGTGATGCTCAGCGATAGGCACACCGGCTACACCGTAGAACAGCTTGAGGTGGTTGAGGCCCTGCGCACCCAAGCTAGAGAGCGGGGATTGCCACTGTTGTTCCCGCTGCTCGACTGGCAGGACCGGCGCAGCCTGGGGTATGCCGATGTCTGGGGTGGTTTTACGCAGAATATTCGTGAAGCCTCAGAACGTTATGGCGGCGCTGCGGTGATCAGTGTCGGTTTGCGGCGCACTTCAACGGGCGCTTGGCGGGGGCATTGGACGGCCATATTGGGCGAAGAGAGCATTGCTTATCGCAGTGGTCCTGGGGCCCTCGATGAAGTGATCGGTGATGCCTTAGATCTGATCGGCCAGCGTTTCGTTGAGCGCTATGCAGCTATTCCTGGTGACCCGGAAGGGCGGCGCATGGAGGTGGTTATACTCGGCATAGAGGGGCTAGAGGACTATGTAGCAATGCAGCGCAGGCTGCGCCAGATTGCTGGGGTCGATGCGGTCAATATTAGACGAGTGGAGGGGCGCCGGGCGATGCTGGAGTTGGTCCTGAGCCATAATATGGATCTGGTGTTGGAGGATTTGGATGATCTTCCGCAGCTATTGGTTGAGCCTCTGCCGAGCGTTGATTTTGGTGAGGAGGCAGGTAGGGTTGTAAGGGCTTACCGCTGGCGCGGTGATCGATAG
- the hda gene encoding DnaA regulatory inactivator Hda, with protein sequence MAVQLPLDIKWNESASLERFIAGANAESANWVAAAAEGRNQGPALFLHGPPATGKSHLLQGACKRAAANGTPAAYLPLSQLGGYGAALFEGFEQAGLVAVDDVDVLEVDDGMQHGLFHFFNRAVESGCSLLFAARQPPSQLTLQLADLRSRLSWGVVIALQQPDEQTCLLILRQRASIRGLDLPPATARYLIRRLPRSIAILLDVFDDLDRASLAQGRRLTVPFVRGYLNQQGLLGESAPGTAS encoded by the coding sequence ATGGCAGTGCAGTTGCCTTTGGATATAAAGTGGAATGAGTCGGCCAGCCTTGAACGGTTCATCGCCGGGGCCAATGCCGAGAGTGCTAACTGGGTTGCTGCCGCGGCTGAAGGGCGTAATCAGGGGCCGGCGCTCTTTCTCCACGGGCCGCCCGCAACGGGCAAGAGCCATTTGCTCCAGGGGGCCTGTAAGCGGGCGGCAGCAAACGGTACACCGGCTGCCTATCTGCCCTTAAGCCAGTTAGGCGGATACGGCGCGGCACTGTTCGAAGGTTTTGAGCAGGCCGGGCTTGTCGCAGTGGATGATGTCGATGTCCTGGAGGTGGACGATGGTATGCAACACGGCCTATTTCATTTTTTTAATCGGGCGGTAGAGAGTGGTTGTTCGCTGCTCTTTGCAGCGCGGCAACCGCCGTCTCAGCTCACTTTGCAGTTGGCCGATCTGCGCTCGCGGTTAAGTTGGGGGGTGGTTATCGCCTTGCAGCAGCCTGATGAGCAGACCTGTTTGCTGATTCTGCGCCAACGCGCATCTATACGGGGGTTAGATTTGCCGCCGGCGACGGCGCGCTACCTGATCCGTCGTTTGCCGCGTAGTATAGCTATATTGCTGGACGTCTTTGATGACCTTGATCGCGCCTCCTTGGCCCAAGGCAGACGGTTAACGGTCCCCTTTGTGCGCGGGTACTTAAATCAGCAGGGCCTGCTTGGCGAATCAGCCCCCGGGACCGCTAGTTAA
- a CDS encoding YihY family inner membrane protein: protein MPRLPQLSVTKLKPVIDKTQDFGAYLLQRISADECLKSAAMLAYVTLLAIVPLLTIAFSVLAAFPVFEGMTDRLRELMVEHLVPAASEVVDDHLESFVGRAAELTAVGVVGLAVSSLLLLNTAERVLNGIWGVSQPRPAMQRIMVYWTVLTVGPLMIGAAIVATPGIGGLAIGPVEVEPTSAMVSIATAVAPFLVQAVIFTLIYALVPNRPVRLLHAVVGGAMASLLFEVAKFGFAKFVSTVPTYEAIYGALAALPLFLIWLYISWLVILVGAEIAHALDGYRRRADLELSDQRWEMVLAIRLLGHLFNAQRQGEAIDQAGLLELEPEAGEQAVERVLQELRRAKIVDQNWQGKWVLIRDMASFTLEDLHRTSAFRLPSSAEIGEQGGLWERRLADRVRRLEERREAIFEISLSELFASSRG from the coding sequence ATGCCAAGACTGCCTCAGTTGTCGGTCACTAAACTTAAGCCGGTCATAGATAAAACCCAGGACTTTGGTGCCTATCTGCTGCAGCGCATTAGTGCTGATGAGTGCTTGAAAAGCGCCGCCATGCTCGCCTACGTAACCCTGTTGGCGATTGTGCCGCTGTTGACCATTGCCTTCTCAGTGCTCGCGGCATTCCCTGTCTTTGAGGGTATGACCGACAGGTTGCGTGAGTTGATGGTTGAGCACCTGGTGCCGGCGGCTAGTGAGGTGGTCGATGACCATCTCGAGAGTTTCGTCGGTCGGGCGGCGGAGTTGACCGCGGTAGGTGTTGTTGGTCTGGCGGTTTCATCTTTGTTGCTGCTTAATACCGCCGAGCGGGTTCTCAACGGCATATGGGGAGTTAGCCAGCCGCGTCCTGCGATGCAGCGGATCATGGTCTATTGGACAGTGCTGACTGTTGGGCCGTTGATGATCGGCGCGGCTATTGTCGCAACCCCCGGTATAGGCGGCTTGGCTATCGGTCCGGTGGAGGTGGAGCCGACTTCGGCGATGGTCAGTATCGCGACTGCAGTGGCGCCATTCCTGGTCCAAGCAGTGATCTTCACCTTAATCTATGCACTCGTACCTAATCGACCGGTGCGCTTGCTCCATGCCGTGGTCGGCGGGGCCATGGCATCATTGCTGTTCGAGGTTGCAAAGTTCGGGTTCGCCAAGTTTGTCAGTACTGTGCCGACTTATGAGGCGATCTACGGCGCCTTGGCGGCGTTGCCGCTCTTTTTGATCTGGCTCTACATCTCATGGCTGGTTATCTTGGTTGGCGCTGAAATAGCCCATGCGCTGGATGGTTACCGCCGCCGAGCGGACTTAGAGTTGAGTGATCAGCGCTGGGAAATGGTCCTGGCCATCCGCTTGCTAGGCCACTTGTTCAATGCTCAGCGCCAAGGCGAGGCGATTGATCAGGCGGGCTTGCTGGAGTTGGAGCCGGAGGCGGGTGAACAGGCGGTGGAGAGGGTGCTACAGGAGTTACGTCGGGCGAAGATCGTGGACCAAAATTGGCAAGGTAAGTGGGTTTTGATTCGCGATATGGCCAGTTTTACACTGGAAGATCTCCACAGAACCAGCGCCTTTCGCTTACCCAGTTCTGCTGAGATAGGTGAACAGGGAGGGCTATGGGAGAGGCGCTTGGCGGATCGGGTGCGGCGCTTGGAGGAGCGGCGTGAGGCGATATTTGAGATATCCTTAAGCGAGCTTTTTGCTAGCAGTAGAGGTTAA
- the purM gene encoding phosphoribosylformylglycinamidine cyclo-ligase has product MTYSAAGVDIDAGNELVNRIRSAVEATRRPEVLGGIGGFGGLVELPSGYNRPVMVAGTDGVGTKLRLAIETGQHSGIGADLVAMCANDVVVQGAEPLFFLDYYATGKLDIDTAQAVIEGIAAGCREAGAALLGGETAEMPGIYSGEDYDLAGFCVGIVERSELIEGTTISPGDALIALPSSGPHANGYSLIRRILDQHPNPQAEQVAGAPLLDLLLEPTRIYVGTVLDLLAKFPVKGLAHITGGGLPENLPRMLPASCSANLDGWQWPEIFHWLAKAGNIETSEMLRTFNCGVGFVICVKATDLEPALEHLNNNDIAAWQLGVITEYDNDHGTRLKIDGVAV; this is encoded by the coding sequence ATGACCTACAGCGCGGCTGGTGTTGATATAGATGCCGGCAACGAGCTGGTGAACCGCATCCGATCGGCGGTCGAGGCCACCCGCCGCCCGGAAGTGTTGGGCGGTATTGGCGGCTTTGGCGGCTTAGTCGAGCTACCCAGCGGATATAACCGACCGGTAATGGTCGCCGGCACCGACGGTGTCGGCACTAAGCTCCGCCTAGCTATAGAGACAGGCCAACACAGCGGGATCGGCGCCGATCTGGTGGCCATGTGTGCCAACGACGTCGTGGTTCAAGGCGCCGAGCCGCTCTTCTTCCTGGACTATTACGCCACCGGTAAGCTTGATATCGACACCGCTCAGGCAGTAATCGAGGGCATAGCGGCCGGATGCCGCGAGGCCGGAGCCGCCCTGCTCGGCGGTGAAACAGCCGAAATGCCGGGCATATACAGTGGCGAGGATTACGATCTAGCAGGTTTTTGCGTCGGCATCGTCGAGCGCAGCGAGCTGATCGAAGGCACCACCATTAGCCCCGGCGATGCACTAATCGCCTTACCCTCCTCCGGCCCGCACGCCAATGGCTACTCGCTCATTCGCCGCATCCTCGACCAACATCCCAATCCGCAAGCAGAACAGGTAGCAGGGGCGCCTTTGCTCGATTTGCTCCTCGAACCAACCCGCATTTACGTCGGCACAGTGCTCGATCTGCTCGCCAAGTTCCCGGTTAAAGGGCTTGCCCACATCACCGGTGGCGGCCTGCCGGAGAACCTCCCGCGCATGCTCCCGGCGAGCTGCTCAGCTAACCTGGATGGCTGGCAGTGGCCGGAAATATTCCACTGGCTCGCCAAGGCCGGCAATATCGAAACCAGCGAGATGCTGCGCACCTTCAACTGCGGTGTAGGATTCGTCATCTGTGTCAAGGCCACAGACCTCGAGCCGGCCCTTGAGCACCTCAATAACAATGACATTGCAGCCTGGCAGTTAGGTGTTATAACCGAGTACGACAACGATCACGGAACAAGACTAAAGATCGACGGGGTAGCAGTGTGA
- a CDS encoding acylphosphatase has product MAESLHCYVSGLVQGVCFRAYTQEKARQLGLSGYVRNLADGRVEVLASGDPAQLAELRQWLHQGPPAARVEQVDCQQSEEQPSGGFVVK; this is encoded by the coding sequence ATGGCAGAGAGTCTGCATTGCTACGTCAGCGGCCTAGTCCAAGGGGTCTGTTTTCGTGCCTATACTCAGGAGAAGGCGCGCCAGTTAGGTCTCAGCGGCTATGTCCGCAATCTCGCCGACGGTCGAGTAGAGGTACTGGCTAGTGGTGATCCGGCTCAGCTTGCCGAGTTGCGTCAGTGGTTGCACCAAGGCCCTCCTGCGGCCCGGGTCGAGCAGGTCGATTGCCAGCAGAGCGAGGAGCAGCCAAGCGGCGGCTTTGTTGTCAAGTAA